In one Excalfactoria chinensis isolate bCotChi1 chromosome 17, bCotChi1.hap2, whole genome shotgun sequence genomic region, the following are encoded:
- the PSMD12 gene encoding 26S proteasome non-ATPase regulatory subunit 12: MAEGGAEWADGRIVKMEVDYSATVDQRLPECERLAQEGRLQEVIENLLSLEKQTRTASDMVSTSRILVAIVKMCYEAKDWDALNENIILLSKRRSQLKQAVAKMVQQCCTYVEDITDLPVKLRLIDTLRTVTEGKIYVEIERARLTKTLATIKEQNGEVKEAASILQELQVETYGSMEKKERVEFILEQMRLCLAVKDYIRTQIISKKINTKFFQEENTEKLKLKYYNLMIQLDQHEGSYLSICKHYRAIYDTPCIQAESEKWQQALKSVVLYVILSPYDNEQSDLVHRISSDKKLEEIPKYKDLLKLFTTMELMRWTALVEEYGKELREGSLDSPATDVFGCTEEGEKRWKDLKNRVVEHNIRIMAKYYTRITMKRMAQLLDLSVDESEEFLSNLVVNKTIFAKVDRLAGIINFQRPKDPNNILNDWSHKLNSLMALVNKTTHLIAKEEMIHNLQ; encoded by the exons ATGGCGGAGGGCGGCGCGGAATGGGCCGATGGCCGCATCGTGAAAATGGAGGTGGATTATAGCGCCACGGTGGACCAACGGCTGCCCGAGTGCGAGCGGCTGGCGCAG GAGGGGAGATTGCAAGAAGTAATTGAAAACCTTCTCTCCTTGGAAAAACAAACGCGAACG GCTTCTGACATGGTTTCCACATCGCGTATCTTAGTGGCTATAGTGAAGATGTGTTACGAAGCTAAAGACTGGGATGCTCTGAATGAAAACATTATTCTTCTGTCAAAGAGAAGAAGTCAGTTAAAACAG GCAGTTGCTAAAATggtccagcagtgctgcacttACGTTGAAGACATCACAGACTTACCAGTGAAACTGCGCTTAATTGACACGTTGCGTACagtcacagaaggaaaa ATATATGTGGAAATCGAACGTGCTCGCCTGACAAAGACACTCGCAACAATAAAGGAACAGAACGGTGAAGTGAAAGAGGCTGCTTCTATTCTGCAAGAATTGCAG GTGGAAACTTACGGttcaatggaaaagaaagaacgCGTAGAATTTATCCTTGAGCAGATGAGGCTCTGTCTAGCTGTAAAAGACTACATTCGGACTCAAATTATCAGcaaaaaaatcaatacaaaattttttcaggaagagaaCACAGAA AAACTAAAATTGAAATACTACAACCTAATGATCCAGCTGGATCAACACGAAGGCTCCTACCTCTCCATTTGTAAGCACTACAGAGCCATTTATGATACTCCATGTATTCAAGCTGAGAGTGAAAAGTGGCAGCag GCACTGAAGAGTGTTGTTCTTTATGTTATCCTTTCACCTTATGACAATGAACAATCTGATCTGGTGCACAGAATTAGTAGTGACAAAAAGCTAGAAGAAATCCCGAAGTATAA AGACCTCCTAAAATTATTTACCACCATGGAGTTGATGCGATGGACTGCCCTAGTTGAAGAATATGGGAAGGAATTGAGAGAAGGATCCCTTGACAGTCCTGCAACAGATGTTTTTGGCTGTACAGAGGAAGGtgaaaagagatggaaagatTTAAAGAACAGAGTTGTGGAACAT AATATTAGAATAATGGCTAAATATTATACCAGAATTACAATGAAGAGAATGGCACAGCTCCTGGATCTGTCCGTTGAC GAATCGGAGGAGTTCCTGTCTAACCTAGTAGTTAACAAGACCATCTTTGCTAAAGTAGACAGGCTGGCAGGAATTATCAATTTCCAGAGGCCTAAGGATCCAAACAATATACTGAATGACTGGTCCCACAAGCTGAACTCACTAATGGCCCTAGTTAACAAAACCACACATCTCATTGCCAAAGAGGAGATGATACATAACCTACAGTAA